The Hymenobacter sp. DG01 genome has a segment encoding these proteins:
- a CDS encoding saccharopine dehydrogenase C-terminal domain-containing protein: MTRILLLGAGRSASSLLHYLLRHAPSEGWQLIVADMQPAHLVPVLAAHAAYAQAVPFDLQDETGLEGLVQGADIVISMLPAMLHGPVARACVRYARHLVTASYVSEEIRGLDEEARAAGITILMECGLDPGLDHMSAMRLLTDIRSRGGQVTSFKSYCGGLLAPEAEGSNPWKYKFTWNPRNVVLAGQSTAKYLENGRLRFIPYQQLFARTEKLRVPGVGELEGYANRDSLSYREPYGLHQVPTMLRGTLRRPEYCAAWHALVRLGLTDDAVHLGNPADLTWAELVEAYLPAGMEALSLPERVAAYLGLEVSGPEMQRLEWLELFSERPVGRPDATPAQLLERLLTEKWALQPSDHDMIVMQHQIGFTLNGQPHLATSSLVVLGDDITQTAMAKTVGLPVAMAVRQLARGTFGQRGVVIPTLPELYEPILEELEQDYGIRFVEEELVAHVPAGAL, from the coding sequence ATGACCCGTATCCTGCTTCTGGGCGCCGGCCGCTCGGCCTCGTCGTTGCTGCATTACTTGCTCCGCCATGCCCCTTCCGAAGGCTGGCAGCTTATCGTGGCCGATATGCAGCCTGCGCACTTGGTGCCGGTGCTGGCTGCCCACGCCGCTTACGCGCAGGCCGTGCCTTTTGACCTGCAGGATGAGACCGGGCTGGAAGGTCTGGTCCAAGGGGCTGACATAGTGATATCCATGCTGCCGGCTATGCTGCACGGCCCTGTGGCGCGGGCCTGCGTGCGGTATGCCCGCCATTTGGTAACGGCCAGCTACGTGAGCGAAGAAATTCGGGGTCTGGATGAAGAAGCCCGGGCCGCTGGCATCACCATTCTGATGGAGTGCGGCCTCGACCCCGGCTTAGATCATATGTCGGCCATGCGGTTGCTGACCGACATCCGGAGCCGGGGCGGACAGGTAACCAGCTTCAAATCGTACTGTGGGGGGCTGCTGGCGCCCGAGGCGGAAGGTAGTAATCCGTGGAAGTATAAGTTTACCTGGAACCCGCGCAACGTGGTGCTGGCTGGCCAGAGTACGGCCAAATACCTCGAAAACGGACGGCTGCGCTTTATTCCCTATCAACAGCTGTTTGCCCGTACCGAAAAGCTGCGGGTGCCCGGGGTAGGTGAGCTGGAAGGCTACGCCAACCGTGACTCCCTAAGCTACCGGGAGCCCTATGGCCTGCACCAAGTACCCACAATGCTGCGCGGCACCTTGCGCCGTCCCGAATACTGCGCCGCCTGGCACGCCCTGGTGCGCCTGGGCCTCACCGATGATGCCGTGCACTTGGGCAACCCCGCCGACCTGACCTGGGCCGAGCTGGTGGAGGCCTACCTGCCAGCTGGAATGGAAGCCCTGAGCCTGCCCGAGCGGGTAGCCGCTTACTTAGGGCTGGAAGTATCGGGGCCGGAAATGCAGCGCCTGGAGTGGCTGGAGTTGTTTTCGGAGCGCCCGGTAGGCCGGCCTGATGCTACCCCGGCCCAACTGCTGGAGCGCCTGCTCACCGAAAAATGGGCCCTGCAGCCCTCTGACCACGACATGATTGTGATGCAGCATCAGATTGGGTTCACGCTGAATGGGCAGCCGCATCTGGCTACTTCCTCGCTGGTAGTGCTGGGCGATGATATCACCCAGACGGCCATGGCAAAAACGGTAGGCCTGCCCGTAGCCATGGCCGTGCGGCAGCTGGCCCGCGGCACCTTCGGGCAGCGAGGGGTAGTCATTCCAACCTTACCTGAACTCTACGAGCCCATTCTGGAAGAGCTGGAGCAGGATTACGGAATTCGGTTCGTGGAAGAGGAGCTTGTCGCCCATGTGCCGGCCGGCGCCCTGTAG
- the cdd gene encoding cytidine deaminase: protein MAQPLHLTITIDVVASEADLTPAEATTWQAARAATDHAYAPYSHFHVGTALLLDDGTIFRGTNQENAAFPSGLCAERTALFGLAASQPERRILGMAVAARPAQGEFVPVTSCGACRQVMAEYEHRQKQPIPLLLQGPNGSIYRFHSLSDLLPFGFSSDDLPAVK, encoded by the coding sequence ATGGCCCAACCCCTCCACCTGACCATCACCATTGACGTGGTGGCCTCCGAAGCCGACCTCACCCCAGCGGAAGCTACCACCTGGCAGGCGGCCCGCGCGGCCACTGACCACGCCTACGCCCCCTACTCCCACTTCCACGTGGGCACGGCTCTGCTCCTCGACGATGGCACTATTTTCCGGGGTACCAATCAGGAAAATGCCGCCTTTCCTTCGGGCCTGTGTGCCGAGCGTACGGCCCTGTTTGGCCTCGCAGCCTCGCAGCCCGAGCGCCGGATCCTGGGCATGGCCGTAGCTGCCCGTCCGGCCCAGGGGGAATTTGTGCCGGTTACTTCGTGCGGAGCTTGCCGCCAGGTAATGGCCGAGTATGAGCACCGCCAGAAACAGCCCATTCCGCTGCTGCTGCAGGGCCCCAACGGGAGCATCTACCGGTTTCACTCCCTCTCCGACCTGCTTCCCTTCGGTTTTTCTTCCGACGACCTGCCGGCGGTGAAATAG
- a CDS encoding alpha/beta hydrolase, whose amino-acid sequence MPAQEHHLPVVRTARYYQLGELSAATRRVWFVAHGYGQLATYFIRHFAFLSEADPQLVIIAPEGLSRFYLQGTGGRVGATWMTREDRLTEIEDYVAYLNQLAETILAQAAPNVAVTVLGFSQGAATVSRWLAQAPFRPAHLVLWAGAFPPDMDFTAASHLLQGLPVTLVCGTQDEFVSEEALQKQLQFFRAMQVEPTLIRFEGKHALNAGALAQLQEAEQLASE is encoded by the coding sequence ATGCCTGCTCAGGAACATCACCTGCCCGTAGTTCGCACGGCCCGGTACTACCAGTTAGGCGAGCTTTCCGCGGCTACGCGCCGGGTGTGGTTTGTAGCCCACGGCTACGGACAGCTGGCAACGTACTTTATCCGGCATTTTGCCTTCCTCTCTGAGGCCGATCCGCAGCTGGTAATTATTGCCCCCGAAGGCCTGTCCCGCTTTTACCTGCAGGGTACGGGCGGACGGGTAGGCGCCACCTGGATGACCCGCGAAGACCGCCTCACGGAAATCGAGGACTATGTAGCCTACCTCAACCAGCTGGCCGAAACTATTCTGGCCCAGGCTGCTCCCAACGTGGCCGTTACCGTGCTGGGCTTCTCGCAGGGCGCCGCCACGGTTAGCCGCTGGCTGGCCCAGGCACCATTCCGGCCGGCCCACCTGGTGCTATGGGCCGGCGCTTTCCCGCCCGATATGGATTTCACGGCCGCTTCTCACTTGCTGCAGGGCCTACCGGTTACCCTGGTATGCGGCACCCAGGATGAGTTTGTATCGGAGGAGGCCCTACAGAAACAGCTGCAGTTTTTTCGCGCAATGCAGGTAGAGCCCACCCTGATTCGTTTCGAGGGCAAGCACGCGCTGAACGCTGGTGCCCTGGCCCAGCTCCAGGAAGCCGAGCAACTGGCATCTGAATAA
- a CDS encoding SDR family NAD(P)-dependent oxidoreductase codes for MTKTALITGASSGIGRATAVALGKAGFRLVLTGRRRERLEELARELGEVPTHLLTFDVRDRAAVDAAIQSLPPEFQNIDVLINNAGNAHGLAPIQDGDPQDWDDMMDGNVKGLLYVSRAVLPSMTRRNTGHIINIGSIAGHETYANGNVYCASKAAVAALTKGMRLDLLPHHIRVAEVNPGAVETEFSQVRFKGDTERAATVYKGFEPLRAEDVADLIGFMVTRPAHVNIAEVLILPAAQAAATSIRKDA; via the coding sequence ATGACGAAAACAGCATTGATTACGGGGGCCTCTTCGGGCATAGGGCGCGCTACGGCCGTGGCGCTGGGTAAGGCCGGTTTCCGGCTGGTGCTAACCGGCCGGCGCCGGGAGCGGCTGGAAGAACTGGCCCGGGAGTTGGGCGAGGTGCCTACTCACCTGTTGACCTTTGACGTGCGCGACCGGGCCGCCGTGGACGCTGCCATCCAGAGCCTGCCCCCCGAGTTTCAGAATATCGATGTGCTCATCAACAACGCCGGCAATGCCCACGGGCTGGCCCCCATTCAGGACGGTGACCCCCAGGACTGGGACGACATGATGGATGGCAACGTGAAGGGCCTGCTCTACGTGAGCCGCGCCGTGCTACCCTCCATGACGCGCCGCAACACCGGCCACATCATCAACATCGGCTCCATTGCCGGACACGAAACCTATGCCAACGGCAACGTGTACTGCGCCTCCAAGGCGGCCGTGGCAGCCCTTACCAAAGGTATGCGCCTGGATTTGCTACCCCACCATATTCGGGTGGCGGAGGTGAACCCCGGCGCCGTAGAAACCGAGTTTTCGCAGGTGCGCTTCAAGGGCGACACGGAGCGGGCTGCTACTGTGTACAAAGGCTTCGAGCCCCTGCGGGCTGAGGACGTGGCCGACCTGATTGGGTTTATGGTTACGCGCCCGGCCCACGTCAACATTGCCGAGGTACTCATTCTGCCGGCGGCCCAAGCCGCTGCTACTTCCATCCGCAAGGACGCCTAA
- a CDS encoding porin family protein, protein MATPHVRHQLYLHGSKVTRLALLAVALGVLPFSAQAQRKSRTSASRGRNGQVKSVTVDNLPGYDSRWLHLGMYVAPHFSRYKIEQAAGYPGQGVSANSIISPGFSVGFLSDFRVGDYGALNFSPGVSFLTRRIEFKPYGYSPQTSNDPAEIEDQEIGSTQVDLPVLFKLKSERRRNSRVYIIGGVRPSFNIGNRRKDPEVNLLQAQSSDIALEYGVGMDLFYPFFKFSPELRFSHGLRNLYKPGTDVYSRSLQSMKSNTVTLYLNIWSGR, encoded by the coding sequence ATGGCAACCCCTCACGTTCGGCATCAGCTCTATTTACACGGCTCAAAAGTAACCCGCCTGGCGCTGCTGGCCGTGGCCCTGGGCGTGCTGCCCTTCAGTGCCCAGGCCCAGCGCAAGAGCCGGACCAGCGCCAGCCGCGGCCGCAACGGACAAGTGAAATCGGTGACGGTGGACAACCTGCCGGGCTACGACAGCCGGTGGCTGCACCTGGGCATGTACGTAGCTCCGCACTTTTCGCGCTATAAGATTGAGCAGGCGGCGGGCTACCCCGGCCAGGGCGTATCGGCTAACTCTATCATTAGTCCCGGCTTCTCGGTGGGCTTTCTGAGCGACTTCCGGGTGGGTGACTACGGCGCCCTGAACTTCTCGCCGGGCGTCAGCTTCCTGACTCGCCGGATTGAGTTCAAGCCCTACGGCTACTCGCCGCAAACCAGCAACGACCCCGCCGAAATTGAGGACCAGGAAATAGGCAGTACCCAGGTTGACTTACCGGTGCTGTTCAAGCTGAAGTCGGAGCGGCGGCGCAACTCGCGGGTGTACATTATCGGGGGCGTGCGGCCGAGCTTTAACATCGGGAACCGCCGCAAAGACCCCGAGGTAAACCTGCTGCAGGCCCAGAGCAGCGACATAGCGCTGGAGTATGGGGTAGGGATGGACCTGTTTTATCCCTTCTTCAAGTTCTCGCCTGAGCTGCGCTTTTCCCACGGCCTCCGCAACCTCTACAAACCCGGCACCGATGTGTACAGCCGCAGCCTGCAGAGCATGAAAAGCAATACCGTAACCCTGTACCTGAACATCTGGTCGGGCCGCTAA
- the ubiE gene encoding bifunctional demethylmenaquinone methyltransferase/2-methoxy-6-polyprenyl-1,4-benzoquinol methylase UbiE has product MSVVPYKDDAAGKKSQVAQMFNSIAGKYDFLNHFLSVGTDIYWRRQAVNELKQLRPARILDIATGTADFAIETLRAATPDAQITGVDISEGMLEVGRRKLEQKGLSHRIRLELGDSESLPFPDDHFDAVTASFGVRNFENLEKGLAEMRRVLRPGGKMVVLEFSKPTAFPMKQAYNFYFKNILPVFGKLISKDRAAYTYLPESVQAFPDGQDFLAILRKIGFNSPAWQPLTFGISSIYTAQK; this is encoded by the coding sequence ATGTCCGTAGTACCCTATAAAGATGACGCCGCCGGCAAAAAGTCGCAGGTGGCCCAGATGTTCAACAGCATTGCCGGCAAGTATGACTTCCTAAACCACTTTCTGAGCGTGGGCACGGATATCTACTGGCGTCGCCAGGCCGTGAACGAGCTCAAGCAGCTGCGCCCGGCCCGCATTCTGGACATTGCCACCGGCACCGCCGACTTTGCCATTGAAACCCTGCGGGCCGCTACCCCCGACGCTCAGATTACGGGCGTGGACATTTCGGAAGGCATGCTGGAGGTAGGCCGCCGCAAGCTGGAGCAGAAGGGCCTGAGCCACCGCATCCGGCTGGAACTGGGCGACTCCGAGAGCCTGCCATTTCCGGATGACCATTTTGACGCCGTAACGGCCTCGTTTGGGGTGCGCAACTTCGAGAACCTGGAAAAGGGGCTGGCCGAAATGCGCCGGGTGCTGCGCCCAGGCGGCAAAATGGTGGTACTGGAGTTTTCCAAGCCTACGGCTTTTCCCATGAAGCAGGCCTATAACTTCTACTTCAAGAATATCCTGCCGGTGTTCGGAAAGCTGATTTCCAAAGACCGCGCCGCCTACACCTACCTGCCCGAATCGGTGCAGGCCTTTCCGGACGGACAGGATTTCCTGGCCATCCTGCGTAAAATTGGCTTTAACTCTCCCGCATGGCAACCCCTCACGTTCGGCATCAGCTCTATTTACACGGCTCAAAAGTAA
- a CDS encoding OmpA family protein gives MAQPTLAQSTRKQLKTANKFFNQENYRASIPYFEQVLAKEPNNAQALFRAGIAYMSFDKEKASDYIYKAQRLKKNVSKDVEYWLGRVDHLNYNFDEAISHFQAYNATLKSKDTRKKELAQLIQHSKNAKVQFNSPKDIFVKNLGPTINTQYSEHSPVISSDDKLLLFTSRGENVTGAGNADGKKGGNLASDGEYFEDIFEAKRIDDENWEKPRSLSGVLNGKGHDASIQVFDNDTKMLMYRQDENGDFFYTEKSGGDWTAPKKLNGNINSKAYEGDAYITPDGLTIYFSTAKYSEEGTLDIYYSTRQPGGDWGPAKSIGNAINTVYDDDSPYLSKDGKTLYFSSRGHNTMGGYDIFKSEWDSVGNKWGRPENMGYPINTPDDDSYYRLSPDGSYAYLSSYRIGGYGEKDIYTINYIKNAIIRGRVLSQRDSTVIPGVELVFSGTQADKTALSYRDVTKPETGDYQVNVLSGRSYQVAVSKDGKNIETQEFAVPISTNDSTVIEKDFYVPYVDTSGTQFAQFKKIYFDTDKYKLRPESITELNNISRILKANPGVNISIEGHCDSRNTDEYNMVLGQNRSDAAYNYLKKSGIAETRMVTVSYGERRPAAANDSPENMQLNRRVEFRVIVKEGEAAPQLTNPSAGAGTTGTSTTSSSSSATRTTTPLQPGKSKAKLPDGTKVKTKVDEDSDKVKVKTKGANDEKSKTITKDGTIDSKAKQADGSKTKVKTDND, from the coding sequence ATGGCCCAGCCTACCCTGGCTCAAAGCACGCGCAAGCAACTGAAGACTGCGAACAAGTTTTTCAATCAGGAAAACTACCGGGCCTCCATTCCTTACTTTGAACAAGTGTTGGCCAAGGAGCCAAACAATGCGCAGGCATTGTTCCGGGCGGGTATTGCTTATATGTCCTTCGACAAAGAGAAAGCCAGCGACTATATCTATAAGGCGCAGCGGCTAAAGAAAAATGTCTCGAAGGACGTGGAATATTGGCTGGGGCGGGTAGATCACCTGAACTACAACTTTGATGAGGCAATCTCTCACTTTCAGGCCTACAACGCTACCCTCAAAAGCAAAGACACGCGCAAGAAGGAACTGGCTCAGCTAATCCAGCACAGCAAAAACGCCAAGGTGCAGTTCAACAGCCCCAAGGACATTTTTGTGAAGAACCTGGGGCCTACCATCAACACCCAGTACTCGGAGCACAGCCCCGTAATTTCCAGCGACGACAAACTGCTGCTTTTCACCTCGCGGGGTGAAAACGTAACGGGCGCGGGCAATGCCGATGGCAAGAAAGGTGGCAACCTGGCTTCCGACGGCGAATACTTCGAGGACATCTTTGAAGCCAAGCGCATCGACGACGAGAACTGGGAAAAGCCCCGGTCCCTGAGCGGTGTGCTCAACGGTAAAGGCCACGATGCCTCCATTCAGGTGTTCGACAACGACACCAAGATGCTGATGTACCGCCAGGACGAAAACGGTGACTTCTTCTACACGGAGAAGTCGGGCGGCGACTGGACGGCCCCTAAAAAACTGAACGGTAATATCAACTCCAAGGCTTATGAAGGTGACGCCTACATTACGCCCGATGGCCTGACCATTTACTTCTCCACGGCCAAGTATTCTGAGGAAGGCACCCTCGATATTTACTACTCCACCCGCCAGCCCGGCGGCGATTGGGGTCCGGCCAAGAGCATCGGTAACGCCATTAATACGGTGTACGACGATGACAGCCCCTACCTGAGCAAGGACGGCAAAACGCTGTACTTCTCCTCGCGCGGCCACAACACCATGGGCGGCTACGACATCTTCAAGTCGGAGTGGGACTCGGTGGGCAACAAGTGGGGCCGCCCCGAGAACATGGGCTACCCCATCAACACCCCCGATGATGACTCCTACTACCGCCTGAGCCCGGATGGCAGCTACGCCTACTTGTCGTCGTACCGCATTGGGGGCTACGGTGAGAAGGACATCTACACCATCAACTACATCAAGAACGCCATTATCCGGGGCCGGGTGCTCTCGCAGCGCGACAGCACCGTTATTCCGGGGGTAGAGCTGGTGTTCAGTGGCACCCAGGCCGATAAAACGGCCCTGAGCTACCGCGACGTAACCAAGCCCGAAACCGGCGACTACCAGGTAAACGTGCTGTCGGGCCGTAGCTACCAGGTAGCCGTATCGAAAGACGGTAAGAACATCGAAACGCAGGAATTTGCCGTTCCGATTTCAACCAACGATTCGACGGTAATTGAGAAGGATTTCTACGTGCCCTACGTGGATACCAGCGGCACTCAGTTCGCTCAGTTCAAGAAAATCTACTTCGACACGGATAAGTACAAGCTGCGTCCGGAGTCGATTACGGAGCTGAACAACATCAGCCGCATCCTGAAGGCTAACCCCGGCGTGAACATCTCTATTGAGGGCCACTGCGACTCGCGCAACACCGACGAGTACAACATGGTGCTGGGCCAGAACCGCTCGGACGCTGCCTACAACTACCTGAAGAAGTCGGGTATCGCGGAAACGCGCATGGTAACGGTAAGCTACGGTGAGCGTCGTCCGGCGGCCGCCAACGATTCGCCGGAAAACATGCAGCTGAACCGCCGCGTGGAGTTCCGTGTGATTGTAAAAGAGGGTGAAGCCGCTCCGCAGCTGACCAACCCCTCGGCTGGCGCTGGTACTACCGGTACTTCTACCACCAGCTCCTCTTCGTCGGCTACCCGTACCACTACCCCCCTGCAGCCAGGCAAGAGCAAGGCTAAGCTGCCCGACGGCACTAAGGTGAAAACCAAAGTGGACGAGGACAGCGACAAGGTGAAAGTGAAAACCAAAGGCGCCAACGACGAGAAGAGCAAGACCATCACCAAGGATGGTACCATCGACTCGAAGGCTAAACAAGCGGATGGATCGAAAACCAAAGTGAAGACGGACAACGACTAA
- the yihA gene encoding ribosome biogenesis GTP-binding protein YihA/YsxC: MNIQEAKFLMSNSRVEDCPPPTLPEYAFIGRSNVGKSSLINMLTGQKGLAKTSSLPGKTQLINHFLINSTWYLVDLPGYGYARVSKESRVKWSRMINYYLRKRENLACVFVLLDSRHAPQAVDLEFMEQLGSEGVPFVMVFTKADKQSGTRTQQNVAAYLETMEQTWDEVPRHFVTSAEEKTGREEVLQFIAEVNQQLAQAADNT, translated from the coding sequence ATGAATATCCAGGAAGCAAAATTTCTGATGAGCAACTCCCGCGTGGAGGATTGTCCGCCCCCCACGCTGCCGGAGTACGCCTTTATCGGCCGGTCCAACGTGGGCAAATCGTCGCTGATTAATATGCTGACGGGCCAGAAGGGCTTGGCCAAAACGTCTTCTCTTCCTGGCAAAACGCAATTAATCAACCACTTCTTAATAAATAGTACGTGGTATCTGGTTGATTTACCCGGCTACGGGTATGCGCGCGTCAGCAAGGAATCGAGGGTAAAATGGAGCCGCATGATTAATTATTATCTGCGCAAGCGCGAGAATCTGGCGTGCGTGTTTGTGTTGCTCGACTCGCGGCATGCACCACAAGCCGTGGACCTGGAATTTATGGAGCAGTTGGGCAGCGAGGGGGTACCGTTCGTTATGGTCTTTACGAAAGCCGACAAACAATCCGGCACCCGCACCCAGCAGAACGTAGCGGCCTACCTCGAAACCATGGAGCAAACCTGGGATGAAGTACCCCGTCATTTTGTAACGTCGGCGGAAGAAAAGACCGGCCGGGAAGAGGTTTTACAATTCATTGCGGAGGTAAATCAACAGCTCGCGCAAGCAGCCGATAATACGTAA
- a CDS encoding energy transducer TonB — protein sequence MKKLPVLLGIGLLACSTAAVAQKTKVKIKTDGPAPEVATEAPAQTAPAHAPKAIPVAEYYEGGQEAMYAFIEKELKYPVMARRNRIQGQCIVSFTLNTDGTMSGIKLVKNIGGGCGEEALRVVRLLKFNKPDYAILTSLPVTFKLPAPGQAAPTE from the coding sequence ATGAAAAAACTGCCCGTTCTGTTGGGTATTGGGCTGCTGGCTTGCTCCACGGCGGCTGTAGCCCAGAAGACCAAAGTAAAAATCAAAACCGACGGCCCGGCGCCGGAAGTAGCCACCGAGGCTCCGGCCCAGACGGCCCCAGCCCACGCTCCCAAAGCCATTCCGGTGGCAGAGTACTACGAAGGCGGCCAGGAGGCTATGTACGCCTTTATTGAGAAGGAGCTAAAGTACCCGGTTATGGCCCGGCGCAACCGCATTCAGGGTCAGTGCATTGTGAGCTTCACCCTGAACACCGACGGCACCATGTCGGGCATCAAGCTGGTGAAGAACATTGGCGGCGGCTGCGGCGAGGAAGCCCTGCGCGTGGTGCGCCTGCTCAAGTTCAACAAGCCCGACTACGCCATCCTGACCAGCCTGCCGGTTACCTTCAAGCTGCCCGCGCCCGGGCAGGCCGCCCCAACTGAGTAA
- a CDS encoding DUF5606 domain-containing protein has protein sequence MPYDLKEVAAISGMPGLYRLLKPTRAGVIIEALDEKGTRSVASARNKVSLLHEISIYTQDYDQTVPLSEVFDRIHQKHGAELSLTHKSDDRDLTAFMADIMPDYDRDRVYLSDIKKLVQWYNTVSKRLEYQAPAEEETTTEDGAATAEEALSTAGIIPAAEETNAAGSPEAVTEAKPAKKTTKKKAE, from the coding sequence ATGCCCTACGACCTGAAGGAAGTTGCCGCCATCAGCGGAATGCCCGGTCTGTACCGCCTGCTCAAGCCCACCCGCGCCGGCGTTATCATTGAAGCCCTCGACGAGAAAGGCACCCGCTCCGTGGCCTCGGCCCGCAACAAGGTGTCCCTGCTCCACGAAATTTCCATCTATACCCAGGACTACGATCAGACGGTGCCCCTGTCGGAAGTATTCGACCGGATTCATCAGAAGCACGGCGCCGAGCTGAGCCTGACCCACAAGTCGGACGACCGGGACCTGACGGCTTTCATGGCTGACATCATGCCCGACTACGACCGGGACCGGGTGTACCTCTCCGACATCAAGAAGCTGGTGCAGTGGTACAATACCGTAAGCAAGCGCCTGGAATACCAGGCCCCGGCCGAGGAGGAAACCACGACTGAGGACGGAGCCGCTACCGCTGAGGAAGCCCTGAGCACCGCTGGCATCATTCCGGCCGCTGAGGAAACCAACGCCGCTGGCAGCCCCGAAGCCGTTACCGAGGCCAAGCCCGCCAAGAAAACGACTAAGAAAAAGGCTGAGTAG
- the fbp gene encoding class 1 fructose-bisphosphatase: MTNHDKLALPVGTTLDRFIMRKQEDFPYATGELSQLLRDIALAAKIVNREINRSGLIDIAGAYGNRNVQGEDQQKLDVIANIRFIRALRNGGEVCTIISEEDDEMIQTGNVQGKYVVAIDPLDGSSNIDVNVSIGTIFSIYRRVSPTGSEGTRQDCLQTGTHQVAAGYVIYGSSTMLVYTTGNGVNGFTYEPSLGEFFLSHPNIQTPKSGAIYSVNEGVSESFSERMKDFVAFCKEQNYSARYIGSLVADFHRNLLKGGIYMYPTSRKAPNGKLRLMYECNPLAFIVEQAGGKSSNGRRRTLEIEPRELHERCPLFIGSPDMVDKVEEFLAPEFAADAVLKS; encoded by the coding sequence ATGACAAACCACGACAAGCTGGCCCTGCCCGTTGGTACCACCCTGGACCGCTTCATCATGCGCAAGCAGGAAGACTTCCCGTATGCCACCGGGGAGCTTTCCCAGCTGCTGCGCGACATTGCTCTGGCGGCCAAAATCGTGAACCGCGAAATCAACCGCTCCGGCCTCATTGATATTGCCGGTGCCTACGGCAACCGCAACGTGCAGGGCGAGGACCAGCAGAAGCTCGACGTTATTGCCAACATCCGCTTTATCCGGGCCTTGCGCAATGGGGGCGAAGTGTGCACCATCATTTCGGAGGAAGATGACGAGATGATTCAGACCGGCAACGTGCAGGGCAAGTACGTGGTAGCCATCGACCCCCTGGACGGTTCCTCGAACATTGACGTGAACGTATCCATTGGCACCATTTTCAGTATTTACCGCCGCGTATCGCCCACCGGCAGCGAAGGCACCCGCCAGGACTGCCTCCAGACGGGCACCCACCAGGTAGCGGCCGGCTACGTGATTTACGGCTCCAGCACTATGCTGGTGTACACCACCGGCAACGGCGTAAACGGCTTCACTTACGAGCCCTCCCTGGGCGAGTTTTTCCTCTCGCACCCCAACATTCAGACCCCCAAATCAGGCGCTATTTACTCTGTTAATGAGGGCGTGTCGGAGTCTTTCTCGGAGAGAATGAAGGACTTTGTGGCTTTCTGCAAGGAGCAGAACTACTCGGCCCGCTACATCGGCTCTTTAGTGGCCGATTTTCATCGCAACCTGCTCAAGGGCGGCATTTATATGTACCCTACCTCCCGCAAAGCGCCCAACGGTAAGCTGCGTCTGATGTACGAGTGCAACCCGCTGGCTTTCATTGTGGAGCAGGCCGGCGGCAAATCCAGCAACGGCCGCCGCCGCACCCTGGAAATTGAGCCCCGCGAGCTGCACGAGCGGTGTCCCCTCTTCATCGGCTCGCCCGACATGGTAGATAAAGTGGAAGAATTCCTGGCGCCCGAGTTTGCCGCCGATGCCGTGCTGAAATCCTAG